In Mycoplasmopsis californica, one genomic interval encodes:
- the rsmD gene encoding 16S rRNA (guanine(966)-N(2))-methyltransferase RsmD, with product MLRIISGKYRRLQILQPRKENTRATKDSIREAIFNTLRFEIEGKIVLDLFAGSGAMGIEAISNGCAKALLVDNDSECFKVISDNLNNLKINNVQIFKDDAIQWLRNMGGRVFDFIFIDPPYRKYNLVNEALNLIVELKYLEKFGTIILETDDITQIVIPKELIISKTKQYGKTTIVYITNVV from the coding sequence ATGCTTAGAATAATATCAGGAAAGTATAGAAGATTGCAAATTCTGCAACCCCGTAAGGAGAACACGCGGGCTACAAAAGACAGCATACGTGAAGCGATTTTTAATACATTGCGTTTTGAAATTGAAGGAAAAATTGTTTTAGACTTATTTGCCGGCAGTGGAGCAATGGGTATAGAAGCTATCAGTAATGGATGTGCAAAAGCATTATTAGTTGATAATGATTCTGAGTGTTTTAAAGTAATAAGCGACAATTTGAACAATTTAAAAATAAATAATGTCCAAATATTTAAAGATGATGCTATTCAATGATTAAGGAATATGGGTGGACGGGTTTTTGATTTTATTTTTATTGATCCACCTTATCGCAAATACAATTTAGTTAACGAAGCTTTAAATTTAATAGTTGAATTGAAATACTTAGAAAAATTTGGAACTATAATTCTTGAAACAGATGATATTACGCAAATTGTAATTCCTAAGGAATTAATAATTTCAAAAACAAAACAATATGGCAAAACAACCATTGTATATATTACTAATGTCGTCTAA
- a CDS encoding LacI family DNA-binding transcriptional regulator → MRSFSYKDISKLAKVSISTVSRYYNAGYVSKKTRAKIEKVVKENGYYPNNGARLIKGRSSSIFVIAPKVYDHSVSHIINGIETSAETHQKKVFITHSEPTAIQYIETIRWCMAWKPNAIVFFLPKGDNTEIINFIKDQDLSITTVAFGDPIKGMNYVEVDVLNAFFSVTKMFYNYIENGQKVVYADDLKLSQYQRESRFLGFKKACEELNIEYERYFIDNHKNSDVQKFQKYLFDQNHVNVVCSTHESFINLVSSNDNQLRLTDIGTHSIYDTQKKYKSKILIDYRKVGAAIEKIIFDAELKKQDKPNAYLEPVSVSVKPTVLSQKQV, encoded by the coding sequence ATGAGAAGTTTTTCATATAAAGACATTTCCAAACTTGCAAAAGTATCGATAAGTACCGTCAGTCGTTATTATAATGCTGGTTACGTAAGTAAAAAAACACGCGCAAAAATTGAAAAAGTTGTTAAGGAAAATGGATATTATCCTAATAATGGCGCTCGTTTGATAAAAGGTCGTAGCAGTTCTATTTTTGTAATTGCTCCAAAAGTTTATGATCACTCAGTATCGCACATAATTAATGGAATCGAAACAAGCGCTGAAACCCATCAGAAAAAAGTCTTTATCACGCACTCAGAACCGACTGCAATTCAATATATTGAAACAATTAGATGGTGTATGGCTTGAAAACCTAACGCAATTGTGTTTTTCCTTCCAAAAGGTGATAACACTGAAATAATAAACTTTATCAAAGACCAAGACTTATCAATAACGACTGTTGCATTTGGAGATCCAATCAAGGGCATGAATTATGTCGAAGTAGACGTTTTAAACGCCTTCTTTTCAGTAACTAAAATGTTTTATAACTATATTGAAAATGGACAAAAAGTTGTTTATGCTGATGACTTAAAATTAAGTCAATATCAGCGAGAATCGCGCTTTTTAGGATTTAAAAAAGCTTGCGAAGAATTAAACATTGAGTATGAGCGATATTTTATTGATAACCACAAAAATTCAGATGTTCAAAAATTTCAAAAATATCTATTTGATCAAAATCATGTCAATGTTGTTTGCTCAACTCACGAATCTTTTATTAACTTAGTTTCTTCAAATGATAATCAATTACGCTTAACCGATATTGGAACTCATTCAATTTACGATACGCAAAAAAAATACAAATCTAAAATTTTAATCGATTATCGTAAAGTGGGTGCAGCAATCGAAAAAATCATTTTTGATGCCGAATTAAAAAAACAAGATAAACCTAACGCGTATTTAGAACCAGTCTCTGTAAGCGTTAAGCCAACTGTCTTATCTCAAAAACAGGTTTAA
- the def gene encoding peptide deformylase has product MNYKLKVRDFTITQLPKNVLRKKSKDIPIPLTPEDIELAEAMIYHIDDSQLPETKYQPGIGVAAVQYGVLKNMFYINFGTADPELLENGQKPVKDVFINPKIIAKSDFQVALAEGEGCLSVGQNITGQEGYVFRANRIVFEAYSYNEKKVVRVDLTGYLAIVAQHELDHLDGKLFIDHIDTKNPWKMKPNSRLIN; this is encoded by the coding sequence ATGAATTATAAATTAAAAGTCAGAGATTTTACAATTACACAACTACCCAAAAATGTGCTTCGCAAAAAATCAAAAGATATTCCAATACCTTTGACCCCTGAGGATATTGAGCTTGCTGAAGCAATGATTTATCACATTGATGATTCTCAACTTCCTGAAACCAAATACCAACCTGGTATTGGTGTGGCCGCTGTGCAATACGGTGTTTTAAAGAATATGTTTTATATTAATTTTGGTACAGCTGATCCAGAATTGCTAGAAAATGGTCAAAAACCAGTTAAAGATGTGTTTATTAATCCAAAAATCATCGCTAAAAGCGACTTTCAAGTCGCATTAGCTGAGGGAGAAGGTTGCTTGAGTGTTGGGCAGAACATTACAGGTCAAGAAGGGTATGTATTTCGTGCCAATCGAATAGTTTTTGAAGCTTATTCATACAATGAAAAAAAAGTAGTAAGAGTAGATCTAACCGGCTATTTAGCTATTGTTGCTCAACATGAACTTGACCATCTTGATGGAAAATTGTTTATAGACCATATCGATACGAAAAATCCTTGAAAAATGAAGCCAAACTCACGTTTAATTAATTAG
- the smpB gene encoding SsrA-binding protein, translating into MKIISDNRKGLHGHSILEKHEAGIVLEGWEVKSARAKTVQLTSSYCFFRAKELFLCNATFKEYMLIKSNPTQDRKLLLHRNELLRLQTKKEHLGNATILPTKIYFNDKGKIKVEIALVTSMNKADKREQIKKRDNERYLKKVLKNYS; encoded by the coding sequence ATGAAAATAATTAGCGATAATAGAAAAGGTTTGCACGGTCACTCAATTTTAGAAAAACATGAGGCCGGAATAGTTCTTGAAGGTTGAGAAGTAAAGTCGGCACGGGCAAAAACTGTTCAACTAACAAGTTCTTATTGTTTTTTTCGTGCTAAAGAATTATTTTTATGTAACGCAACATTTAAAGAATATATGCTAATTAAATCAAATCCTACACAAGATAGAAAATTATTGCTTCATCGCAATGAACTCCTGCGCTTGCAAACGAAAAAAGAACATTTAGGCAATGCAACTATTTTGCCAACAAAAATATATTTTAATGATAAAGGTAAAATTAAAGTAGAAATAGCCCTTGTCACTTCAATGAACAAAGCGGATAAACGTGAACAAATAAAAAAGCGTGACAATGAACGCTATTTAAAAAAAGTTTTAAAAAATTATTCATAA
- a CDS encoding MFS transporter — MQTLLSNQNTKSSSFSLGPLDAFINFYKDISPATIFFIVAGILAVFVAISVLWGLAKGFWPAVIMFIFIVIGFGISVFIAAKVDINKYYKLFTKGRNDIDNFWIFKDESRYIIGGIILWCSMFIFWIIALIGTSLITAIFGCSAQKLKKRGKNVKLNRILGGAIAPVSSLILASPLINNVGYLGSDGFLITINDKFLEIVSGGKLRGYSRLAPVLKATTHLYSNREDLQKLADFKGDVNIDKTTARFDKENNKFVIKLDVNNNSNALNSGNNQEYEELNKKIEIVNKVFSTALQTNESLSLLLKMTSFITKNKNDEFISRYAKQIEKVKQEAQKNALDPTKTKLEVVIPDGITKPNIKLTKKQEKIVLDHFTELFKNSNLQKDDIKILTNIFTSSLSNWKHASEVKA; from the coding sequence ATGCAAACATTATTATCTAATCAGAATACAAAATCAAGTTCTTTTAGTTTAGGACCTTTAGATGCATTTATTAATTTTTATAAAGACATAAGTCCAGCAACGATATTTTTTATTGTTGCTGGTATTTTGGCTGTTTTTGTTGCAATAAGTGTACTTTGAGGTTTGGCTAAAGGTTTTTGACCGGCCGTAATCATGTTTATATTTATTGTAATAGGATTCGGTATTTCAGTATTTATTGCAGCAAAAGTTGATATTAATAAATACTATAAATTATTTACTAAGGGCAGAAATGACATTGATAATTTCTGGATATTTAAAGACGAATCTCGCTATATAATTGGTGGAATAATATTATGATGCTCAATGTTTATTTTTTGAATTATCGCCCTTATCGGGACATCTTTAATAACCGCAATATTTGGTTGTAGTGCTCAGAAACTGAAAAAACGTGGCAAAAACGTCAAATTAAATCGTATTTTAGGTGGTGCTATTGCTCCTGTTTCTTCATTAATTCTTGCATCTCCTCTAATCAATAATGTTGGATATTTAGGGAGTGATGGATTTTTAATTACTATTAACGATAAGTTTTTAGAAATTGTGTCAGGTGGTAAGTTGAGGGGTTATTCACGTTTAGCACCTGTTTTAAAAGCAACTACACATCTTTATTCTAATAGAGAAGATTTACAGAAGTTGGCTGATTTCAAAGGTGATGTTAATATAGACAAAACGACAGCAAGGTTTGATAAAGAAAACAACAAATTTGTGATTAAACTTGACGTAAACAATAATTCAAATGCATTAAACTCAGGAAACAATCAAGAATACGAAGAATTAAACAAAAAAATTGAAATTGTCAACAAAGTATTTAGCACAGCATTACAAACTAACGAATCACTGTCATTATTACTTAAAATGACAAGTTTTATAACTAAAAATAAAAATGATGAATTTATAAGCAGATATGCTAAACAAATTGAAAAAGTTAAACAAGAAGCACAAAAAAATGCTCTCGATCCAACGAAGACGAAATTAGAAGTTGTAATTCCAGATGGTATCACAAAACCAAACATTAAATTAACAAAAAAACAAGAAAAGATTGTATTAGACCACTTTACAGAATTGTTTAAAAATAGCAATTTACAAAAAGATGATATCAAAATTTTAACTAATATATTCACATCAAGTTTATCTAATTGAAAACATGCTAGCGAAGTTAAAGCTTAA